Genomic segment of Citrus sinensis cultivar Valencia sweet orange chromosome 7, DVS_A1.0, whole genome shotgun sequence:
CCAAAGCTTGAATGAAGATCATATCCTTAGATTGCAGTGGCTACGAACATTTCTTGGCAGAAGATTTGGTTGGTACCTGAAAGACGAGTTTCAGCATTTGAGAAAGATTTCAATTCTACGTGGGCTTTGCCATAAGGTAAGGTACTGTCTTTTCGGTTCCTTTGGCAGCGGATTATTTTCAAAGCTTGAATTTTGCTTGTAAACTTTACCCAGGTTGGGTTGGAGTTGGTTCCAAGAGATTATGATATGGAATGCCCAAACCCATTCACGAGAGATGATATTGTCAGCATGGTTCCTGTGTGCAAGGTGAGactattttctctcttaattgTGTTTTGATTTAGTTTTTACATTCTCAATGAGTCACTCATTTGTAAATTGAATGTAATTGTGCTATTTTTATGGCATTCTACAGCATGTAGGTTGCACTTCAGCGGATGGACGGACTTTATTAGAGTCATCCAAAATTGCCCTTGATAAAGGAAAACTAGAAGATGCTGTAAATTATGGGACAAAGGTAATAACCCACTCGATCTATACGTAAGAATTacattattcttttcataataAGGCATCTCTTGATCTCATATGATGTATTACTTGCATTGGAAGGCACTGGCAAGGATGATAGCTGTTTGTGGTCCCTACCATCGGACTACTGCAAGTGCTTACAGTCTTCTAGCTGTAGTTCTCTACCATACTGGAGACTTTAATCAGGTACGACAATCTTCAGTTGTATTTCAGTGTTAACTTGGTGATTCTAAGTCGAGTATAATTATAACGTCCTTCTGTACGGAGGTTCTCATTCAGTGGGACATTTGATTTGAAACTGTGTTATGGCTTGTTTTTATGGTCTTGTATAAAGATATGCATTaggaattataattttctggACTTAGGAATTACATGGACAGGCATTAGCATAATTTTGATATcagattatatattttaactaaatcaaACACGTTCATGGTTCTTATGTTCTGGCATTTGGTCTAATGGCATCTGCGTCTGAGTGTTAGAATAGCGTTCGTATGTACTCAagatatcttcttcttcattttagGCAACTATATATCAGCAGAAGGCATTGGATATTAATGAGAGGGAACTTGGTCTTGACCATCCAGATACAATGAAAAGCTATGGGGATCTTTCAGTTTTCTATTATCGCCTTCAACACATTGAATTGGCTCTTAAGTAAGTAGCACTGCTTGATTTACCAGAGCAACTTTGTGATTTTCATTCTTTCACTGATTAAggtttatttattcataaattaaattggaagTTTCGAAAAATGTGACCTTTGAATTGAATCTGCTTCGAACGAATGCAGTTTTTATCTACCTACTTTAgcttttatttgtcttttattGGCTCTAGCTCCTGATCATACCGTACCATTGGCAGATATGTAAATCGTGCCTTATTCCTTTTGCATTTTACTTGTGGACTTTCACATCCAAACACGGCTGCAACATACATTAATGTGGCTATGATGGAAGAGGGCATGGGAAATGTTCATCTTTCTCTTAGATATTTGCATGAAGCCCTTAAATGCAACCAAAGACTATTAGGAGGTGACCATATACAggtttttctctctctatttaCGCATGTATACACACTCTTTAGAATTATAAATCTTTCTGTAAACTcagaattttgtttgatttcttcACGTGACAGACAGCTGCAAGTTATCATGCCATAGCCATAGCTCTTTCTTTGATGGAGGCATATTCACTAAGTGTGCAACATGAGCAAACTACACTTAAGATTCTCCAAGCAAAGCTTGGACTAGAAGATCTGCGTACTCAGGTGACTACATGTAGtcatattttaattggttctGTTGTGCAATTTGGCTAGTTGGCTTCTCTCTTGTCAATCTTTTACAGGTgatattatgatataaaacaaattgtaTTGGAGGCATATTTTTGGTGTCAAATATGGATATGACTTATTCATTAATCGTattgaaatatcaaaatacgGATATGACCCGTTTATTAATCGTGTTCActtgtttaatattaaatacaaacaaattaaaaattaattttaaaataacaaatgtgtcaaaaaaatgagttataaataagttaaaatgacATAAGTATGACATGAATAAGTTTATAACATAATGTGAGTATGACATGAGTCATAAATTTAGTGTTTAgtatatattttagttttttttccaataatattaacacataataattgatatttgtgTTATAAACGTATAATCATATTGAGATGGTCCAAAACAGATACGACATGGTTATTTATCGTGTTGTGTCAACTCATTTATTAATCGTGTCAATATTTGTCAACACGAATATGGGTCATATGTCATATTATGTTGTGTAATCGTGTCGTAATCCATTTTCCCACCTCAAATCTTAACTGTCATAAGAGAATTTCTCAAGTTCCATATTATTGATGGGAAgagaattttgttattttgttgtattttttttcgttttacAGGATGCTGCTGCATGGCTGGAGTATTTTGAATCAAAAGCTCTAGAGCAGCAAGAAGCGGCACGGAATGGAACTCCAAAGCCAGATGCATCCATAGCGAGTAAAGGTCACCTTAGGTATTAACAGGGTATTCCCACATTACTTGTTTCTAAATTGTTGATTATTTCTTGTGGCACCAAGACCTATAATGATCGCTTTTTGCAGTGTATCAGATCTCCTGGATTACATTAGTCCTGGTCAAGATTCTAAAAGAAGCGAAGCACATAGGAAACAACGACGTGCAAAGGTAGTATATACTTAGTGCCTGTTTAGTATGACTTATCTAAtagtcataaatttttatttaatcccaTAAGctgttatcaatttttttttgttgtttaattgtttttttcgTAGAGctcttgaaaattaaataagttattttgccTCTACtaccaaaagctcaaattttgtgCTTTTAAGAGTAGaggttaaaaagttttttttaaatgttaaaatatctaaaatattttctacttatttgacaatcttattttattcttttcaaaacataactttaacaaattttgcttattaaagtaattttataatttttaataaaagctcttattgacaaccaaacaacacaaattttttgggtaaaaacTTTACTTATAAAATCTTTACTAACAAAAGCTCTACTCAGATAAGATCTATTTGAAAAGCTATGTCAAATGAAGCATTAAGCCTGCTGCTGTTCTCTGTTCCTTTTTTCTTGTGATGTCATCTGAATGGATTCTTAAACTAATTGTAGTTAGGATTTGGTATTTTAGAGTACACTCTGCTGGCTGCATATAGTTTTGGATTTGCTGATTACACGAGTAAACTTGTTGTCCATGCAAAATGCAACTATGTATCAGCAGGATAATAGTTCTACTTTTCTGAGTGAACTCTGAAGGCACCAATTATAACATCCATTTCTAGCATAGAATCCCCCGcccaacaaaaagaaatctaaCATGCTTATACAGATCGCAGACATGATTGAAACTTTAGAAGTTTCTGATCTATTGATGGCCATAGATTGGGCCAGCTGATAGTTAGTAGGCAATGATGGAGGGTTGCTTGGTCAAGCTGCTAGTTCTTTGGAAATTCAGAGATGATGAGCAGAACGAgtgataatttttgttttcccccATAATCTTGAACAGAGTGGGAAGAAACCATTAATTTGAAGTGCAATGGATGGATATGACAGATCTATCATTTTGGCTAGTAGATGGAGTTCTTCCATTCTACTGTTATTTACTGGCTGTTTTTATTGATTCTAGAAAAACATTTTTTGATTTGGCAGTTGGagtttttccctttttttttttctccccatTTTGTAGGCCTTAGAGAACCAAATAATACTACATATTAGATAGACAGGATTATTATGTGCTAATTTGAAGTATTACCTGGTTGACAATTTAAGACACTAGTAAAGTATTTCgctatgattatttttttttgagaattcCATGATTCAAAAGGCTGAAGAATTTCATTAGTTTAACATGGtatatattaacataatttCTCACTGAGTGTTTTTTTCAACATTTCAGGCATGTACATATCAATTTCCCATTTATGTTCCACTGAATTCTGCCTCATGTTCTGTCCGGATttgttgtaataaattttgctaCTGTAAAATTACAAGATGATTGTAACTTAAAATGAACTATTTCTATTTGCtcaatttttgacattttatatGCATACAAGTTAAAAaggttttgtttatttttatttttttattttttcaggtAATGCAGATTAGGGAAAAGATTCATGGAGCACATCATGATATGATGGTGGAAGATGCACTGCCCCATGATGGATTGAAAAAGAGTATGACTATAGTGGAAAGCAAGACCGAGGAAGTAATAGAAGACAGTGTTCAACCTGAAGAGGCAGAAGAGAATGATGATATTACTAGATATGGACCGGCAATTTCAGGTGAGTTTGTGGAAGAAACAAATTCAGATGAGGGGTGGCAAGAAGCCAATCCAAAAGGTAGGTCAGGAAATGCTGCTGTTCGGAAGCTCAGCCGGAGGCGACCTGTTCTTACAAAGCTAAATGTCAATGGTTGTGAACATTCAAATCTTAGAGAAAAAGGCAATAGACGGGAAATTGTATCTCCAGCACGGGAAAAAGCTTCAAGGACCACCACCACTGAGTTAACAGGCACGAAGGATTCAATTAAATTGCAGGGAAAAGCTTCTGTCTCCAAAGTTTATGCAAGTCCACCAAACCTTACTGCCATGGCTTCCAAGTCGCTGTCTTACAAAGAAGTAGCTGTGGCACCACCAGGTACGGTTCTAAAGCCATTACCAGAGAAGCctgatgaagaaattgaagaaaaaactGAAACACAGATGTGCAGTAATGCTCCTGAGACATCAAAGGCGGAGTTGAATAACCATTTCTCTCCCGTTGAAGATGCGCCAGTTGATGGTCAGTCTCAAGAAACTCATGGAAGTGTAACTCAATCTGAAACTACTGCTGCAGATACCGAGGAAGTTCCTACTTCTTCTAATGAGGAAAAGCCCATGGAAACAAATGGGAGTAAGCTTTCTGCCACAGCTGAACCATTCAACCCAGGAGCTGTCTCCATGACTCATCTGCTAAACTCTGTAGCAGCCACGAGTATTTATGATGCGAGAACTAGTCAAGGTATGCTTGCAGAACCTGCTGTACCTTCAGCTGCTGCTAGAGTTCCTTGTGGGCCAAGGTCGCCTCTCtattatagaaataattattcttaCATGATGAAACATGGATTTCCAAAATACCACTCTTCCATTATGGAAAGAAACCTGTTGGGGCCTTCAAGAATCATGAACCCGCATGCACCTGAGTTTGTGCCAATGAGAGGTTGGCAAATAAATCCTGGATATGCAGATTCAAATGTTTCAAATGAGTCGAACTCTTCAAATGACACAAGTGAGGCAGACGATGAGAAACTTGACAAAATGTCCAGTATTCAAGGCGAGGATAATACCTCAAGAAAGAGCAGTACAGAGGCGGAGAAGTCAGAGCTGGCAAGACAGATACTACTTAGCTTCATTGTAAAGTCAGTCCAGCATAATATGGATGCTCCAAGTCATTCTTCAGGCTACGAAAAGAAGATTGGGtattcagaaaattcttctGATGCAATTGCAAATGATAGTGCTATCATAAAGATCCTTTATGGAAATGAAAAGGGCAAAACAAACTTGGCATCTCAGTCCAATGATCAAGAACAGCAAAAACCCAAAGatgaaaaccaaaaaagtGGGGATGGTGAAGGATTTATAGTTGTCAGAAAACGGAGAAGAAACCGACAGCAGATCACAAATGGGGTAACTGAGATGTACAATCATCAATCCATCTGTGCTTCTGTTCGTTAAAAGAGAGAGCAAAGCAATAAAATGCAAAGGTGCCGTCCTGTTTCTCCCAATTTTATTCGAAAAATTTGTTAGTGAATGTTGCTGTTGTAGAGATGGTTAAAGTTTGGAGCAAGTTTTAATCAATACTTGATTGTATCATTTTAGATATCCTCTCTGGATgttctaataaaatatttgtacaaATCGGTTTCTTGTTTTGTTAagagattttgttttgatcaataaatgatgataaattaattgggCGATTTTCCTCATCAAGAGATCTGTAATGTTGTTCTATAAtggattttaatgttttagaCTGAGATTTGTAGTTATGCCTCAAATTATTTGGTATTTGGTTGGTGCGTGTGAACAATACGTTCGGAATGGAGTTGAATTGACCCACTGATAGATAGCTTACATTTGCAGCTGAAGTTGCTGCACTGATGATATTACAACTAACATAGTAGTTGGCAAAATTccttattcaatttaaatttgcaACCAACAGAAACTGAAGAAGAAGCCGTAAGTCTAATCCTAATGGATGCATAGCTGCTTGGAGAAAAGCCAACGGAGACATAACACAGCACGATAAGTTATACACGGCAGAACCGTATGTGCGAGTAAGCAGAGTCACCGATGGAAAACATATTTGAAAAGCCAATAGTAGCATGTATCAATACATCTATCAATGAAATAGAACCACAGTCTGCGCCAGTACGAGTTTATCCAAAGTGCTGCAAATAAACCCAAAATCACTGACACATAGGATGCTCCAAAACTCCATCTTAATGCCACCATATCAATCACAGAATCGCCTTCATCTTCTCCTCCTCCTGCAGGTGTCGCTGGTGGTGCCAACGCACTGCTGCATTTCCTCTTTATCATTGAGCCACAAAGAGCCGAATTACCTTTATAACTGCTGTCATCAAACGTGCCAAACTGCTCTTTGTCTGGGATTGGGCCGGACAAATTGTTGTATGACACGTTGAAGTTTGATAAAAAGTTGAGGTCAGTTAGTTGAGGAGGAATTCGGCCACTTAATTTGTTGCGGGAAAGGTCCAGGCTCTCTATCATTTTCAGATTGGAGAAGCTCTCTGGTATAGCACCTGATAGTAAATTATTCGACAGATTAAGTGCACGAATATGTTGAAGATGCCCAATTTCCCATGGAATTTCTCCACTGAACTCATTGCTCGACAAATCCAGTCCAGCCATGTCGACGAGACTGCGACCGATGAAAAATTCATATCTATACTTGGTCACAAATTCTACACCTAGGTGATCTACTCTACCATGTCGTTCACCTTGCGGCTGCGGATCAAGAGTGGAATTGTAGTAAGTAAAACTGAAATCACGAATTGGCGAACCAAATCCGGATAACaatgaataatcatcaatcacTTCTCTCCAGGATGACACGTTACCCAAGCATGAAGGTATCGGCCCATTAAGTCTGTTATGTGAAAGATCCATGATAcctaattttcttaattggcACAACTGATTAGGAATACGTCCTTGTAGATAATTCCCtctcaaaagaagaaaatgcaaaTTCGAAAGCTCATTGATCTGATGAGGAATCCGACCAAAAAGTTTATTGTCCCTCAAATCGAGAGTCAATAATGTAGAGCTTCTAAGCAATGCAATTGGAATTAACCCATTAATTGCATTGTTATGCAGGTAAATGTGCTCCACTGATGAAAGATTGGAGAGAGATACCATGGACCCAGACAAACTATTTTCGGAGATGTCTATAAACTCAAGACATACAAGATTGCCGAGCTGGACCGGAATACTACCTTGCAAATAGTTTTCTGACATTAAAAGAACCCAAAGGCCTGAGAAGTTGCCAATCCAGTGGGGAATATCGCCGGATAACTTGTTGTTGGATACATTTAATACCTCTAGCAAAGTGGAGCTCAACAAACCATCTGTCATCTTCCCACTGAAATTATTGTTGTCCAAAAGTAAGGAACGCAAATGAGTCAAGTTCATATAATTGGGAAAAAGTTGGCCATAGAAATTGTTATTTGATAGGTCCAACGTCTCTAAGGAGGGGCAACCAGAGAATATAGGTCGAGATAATTCtcctgaaaaattatttctagaCAAATCCAAAGTAATTAGCTCTTTCATCTCACTGATTGAATACGGAATATTACcttcaaaactattttttgaCATATCCAAATATATCAATTTCTGAAAGATATTACCCAAATTCTCTGGTAGCTTACCAGAGAAATTGTTAGTGGAAATATCTAGATAACGAAGCTTATCGTATTTGGCATTGGGAAGTCGCGGAAGAATTCCTGAGAATGAGTTATTccacaaaatcaaaacttctaaTCCTGTGTTGTTTTGCAACAACCAAGTTGGGAAATTGCCAACCAACTGATTGTGAGAGAGATCAAGGAATTTTAAGTGGTGTTGGTGTAAAAGAAAActattattgacatttaagtGGCAGTGAGATAATTGGAGAACCTTGAGAGGATATGTGGGGAGCCAGTTTTCGGTTTTCACTTGAAACATATCGTTTCCTGACGAGAGTCGCAAGACCTCAAGCTTTGAATGATTAgccaatgaatttattaagaatGTTCCTTGGAAATCGATGAAAGAGAGATCCAAATATTCAAGTGATGTGAGGTTGGTCAAGGCAGAAGGAAAGTTTCCACTTAACTGATTGCCAGAAATATCAAGAACTTTGAGATGGGTCAAGTTGTTGAGACACTGAGGAAGATGACcctcaaaattatttgagcTTAAATCCAACTCAagaagattcttcaaattacATGTTCCtgaaagtgaaaataaaaagctcAGATTTCCTAAAACGAAGACTAATTATAGCGCATTCAATCATAAACTCAATATAAGACTTATAAAGCGGACATGAAATCAAATTGTCTAAGTATTTTGgtcaacataaataataatagaatgaTATGAACTTAtttctcatataatatgatgtTGATTGCAAAAGCGTTTCAATTAatctaacaaaataataataataataataataataataataataacaacataaaAGCAGTCAGCAATTCTTGCTCATCATAATCCATTCAAAAAGCGTTTCAGCAATTCTCGTtgtttaaaataatgattttctgCGGAAGAGTTTGTTGACTTCGTCTTTTTCGTTGGATATTGGTTTTCTAATCTCTAAATTTGTTGGATAATGTAAAGAGAAACTCATAATATATTAGTTTCTTTCTTAGTTTGTTTCtgaaaatattcttaaaaatataaaattcattctacacattttaacaaaagaaatgagaaacaacattttcttattttccttattttccaaTACAATATTAAGTTCCAAAATGAAGAATTCTCTTTACCTCctcctaaaataataataatatcaacattattattattatcattaggTCTAATTATTCCTGGGTGacacatgttttaataaatttcaaaaagatGACACATGTTTTGAAAACACTCGAGTAGGTGACATTACATTAACTTTTactgttaattttaattagtcgCGAGTAGAATTGGAAAAaatagactttttttttcataaaaccAAAGAGacgaaaattttgaat
This window contains:
- the LOC102629279 gene encoding receptor-like protein 1 isoform X36, yielding MKSCSAMESTSCLKFSLMSLIWIIVLMNEMHGYKACLETERTALLEIKSFFISISDIRYDDKILPSWVGEDDGMPSDCCDDWEGVKCNTTTRRVMQLSLNETTKFNYPFNSFYVYEGPPTLLLNMSLFHPFKELQRLDLFGNQFTGIYEKRAYDSFGSLKQLKTLNLGRNKFNNIILPYLNTLTSLTTLNLGFNKIEGSKTKQGLANLRYLQVLDLSRNANITSGSLTRLGLANLTNLQVLYLSDNQNLTTLGFADLPNLKTLDLGSCGITTIQVGLANLTNLQVLYLSDNQNLTTLGFADLPNLKTLDLGYCGITTIQGLANLTNLQVLDLSGNQILTTLAGLANLTNLQVLYLSDNQNLTTLGFADLPNLKTLDLGSCGITTIQGLANLTNLQVLDLSGNQNLTTLGFADLPNLKTLDLGSCGITTIQGLANLTNLQVLDLSYNQNLTTLGFADLPNLKTLDLHYCGITTIQGLANLTNLQVLDLSYNQNLTMLGFADLPNLKTLDLHYCGITTILGLANLTNLQVLDLSYNQNLTMLGFADLPNLKTLDLHYCGITTIQGLANLTNLQVLDLSYNQNLTTLAHEGFTDLPNLKTLDLHYCGITTIQAGLANLTNLQVLYLSGNQNLTTLGFADLPNLKTLDLHYCGITTIQGLANLTNLQVLYLSDNQNLTTLGFADLPNLKTLDLGYCGITTIQGTCNLKNLLELDLSSNNFEGHLPQCLNNLTHLKVLDISGNQLSGNFPSALTNLTSLEYLDLSFIDFQGTFLINSLANHSKLEVLRLSSGNDMFQVKTENWLPTYPLKVLQLSHCHLNVNNSFLLHQHHLKFLDLSHNQLVGNFPTWLLQNNTGLEVLILWNNSFSGILPRLPNAKYDKLRYLDISTNNFSGKLPENLGNIFQKLIYLDMSKNSFEGNIPYSISEMKELITLDLSRNNFSGELSRPIFSGCPSLETLDLSNNNFYGQLFPNYMNLTHLRSLLLDNNNFSGKMTDGLLSSTLLEVLNVSNNKLSGDIPHWIGNFSGLWVLLMSENYLQGSIPVQLGNLVCLEFIDISENSLSGSMVSLSNLSSVEHIYLHNNAINGLIPIALLRSSTLLTLDLRDNKLFGRIPHQINELSNLHFLLLRGNYLQGRIPNQLCQLRKLGIMDLSHNRLNGPIPSCLGNVSSWREVIDDYSLLSGFGSPIRDFSFTYYNSTLDPQPQGERHGRVDHLGVEFVTKYRYEFFIGRSLVDMAGLDLSSNEFSGEIPWEIGHLQHIRALNLSNNLLSGAIPESFSNLKMIESLDLSRNKLSGRIPPQLTDLNFLSNFNVSYNNLSGPIPDKEQFGTFDDSSYKGNSALCGSMIKRKCSSALAPPATPAGGGEDEGDSVIDMVALRWSFGASYVSVILGLFAALWINSYWRRLWFYFIDRCIDTCYYWLFKYVFHR
- the LOC102629279 gene encoding receptor-like protein 1 isoform X39, yielding MKSCSAMESTSCLKFSLMSLIWIIVLMNEMHGYKACLETERTALLEIKSFFISISDIRYDDKILPSWVGEDDGMPSDCCDDWEGVKCNTTTRRVMQLSLNETTKFNYPFNSFYVYEGPPTLLLNMSLFHPFKELQRLDLFGNQFTGIYEKRAYDSFGSLKQLKTLNLGRNKFNNIILPYLNTLTSLTTLNLGFNKIEGSKTKQGLANLRYLQVLDLSRNANITSGSLTRLGLANLTNLQVLYLSDNQNLTTLGFADLPNLKTLDLGSCGITTIQVGLANLTNLQVLYLSDNQNLTTLGFADLPNLKTLDLGYCGITTIQGLANLTNLQVLDLSGNQILTTLAGLANLTNLQVLYLSDNQNLTTLGFADLPNLKTLDLGYCGITTIQGLANLTNLQVLDLSGNQNLTTLGFADLPNLKTLDLGSCGITTIQGLANLTNLQVLDLSYNQNLTTLGFADLPNLKTLDLHYCGITTIQGLANLTNLQVLDLSYNQNLTMLGFADLPNLKTLDLHYCGITTILGLANLTNLQVLDLSYNQNLTMLGFADLPNLKTLDLHYCGITTIQGLANLTNLQVLDLSYNQNLTTLAHEGFTDLPNLKTLDLHYCGITTIQAGLANLTNLQVLYLSGNQNLTTLGFADLPNLKTLDLHYCGITTIQGLANLTNLQVLYLSDNQNLTTLGFADLPNLKTLDLGYCGITTIQGTCNLKNLLELDLSSNNFEGHLPQCLNNLTHLKVLDISGNQLSGNFPSALTNLTSLEYLDLSFIDFQGTFLINSLANHSKLEVLRLSSGNDMFQVKTENWLPTYPLKVLQLSHCHLNVNNSFLLHQHHLKFLDLSHNQLVGNFPTWLLQNNTGLEVLILWNNSFSGILPRLPNAKYDKLRYLDISTNNFSGKLPENLGNIFQKLIYLDMSKNSFEGNIPYSISEMKELITLDLSRNNFSGELSRPIFSGCPSLETLDLSNNNFYGQLFPNYMNLTHLRSLLLDNNNFSGKMTDGLLSSTLLEVLNVSNNKLSGDIPHWIGNFSGLWVLLMSENYLQGSIPVQLGNLVCLEFIDISENSLSGSMVSLSNLSSVEHIYLHNNAINGLIPIALLRSSTLLTLDLRDNKLFGRIPHQINELSNLHFLLLRGNYLQGRIPNQLCQLRKLGIMDLSHNRLNGPIPSCLGNVSSWREVIDDYSLLSGFGSPIRDFSFTYYNSTLDPQPQGERHGRVDHLGVEFVTKYRYEFFIGRSLVDMAGLDLSSNEFSGEIPWEIGHLQHIRALNLSNNLLSGAIPESFSNLKMIESLDLSRNKLSGRIPPQLTDLNFLSNFNVSYNNLSGPIPDKEQFGTFDDSSYKGNSALCGSMIKRKCSSALAPPATPAGGGEDEGDSVIDMVALRWSFGASYVSVILGLFAALWINSYWRRLWFYFIDRCIDTCYYWLFKYVFHR
- the LOC102629279 gene encoding receptor-like protein 1 isoform X31, which translates into the protein MKSCSAMESTSCLKFSLMSLIWIIVLMNEMHGYKACLETERTALLEIKSFFISISDIRYDDKILPSWVGEDDGMPSDCCDDWEGVKCNTTTRRVMQLSLNETTKFNYPFNSFYVYEGPPTLLLNMSLFHPFKELQRLDLFGNQFTGIYEKRAYDSFGSLKQLKTLNLGRNKFNNIILPYLNTLTSLTTLNLGFNKIEGSKTKQGLANLRYLQVLDLSRNANITSGSLTRLGLANLTNLQVLYLSDNQNLTTLGFADLPNLKTLDLGSCGITTIQVGLANLTNLQVLYLSDNQNLTTLGFADLPNLKTLDLGYCGITTIQGLANLTNLQVLDLSDNQNLTTLGCADLPNLKTLDLGSCGITTIQGLANLTNLQVLDLSGNQNLTTLGFADLPNLKTLDLGSCGITTIQGLANLTNLQVLDLSGNQNLTTLGFADLPNLKTLDLGSCGITTIQGLANLTNLQVLDLSYNQNLTTLGFADLPNLKTLDLHYCGITTIQGLANLTNLQVLDLSYNQNLTMLGFADLPNLKTLDLHYCGITTILGLANLTNLQVLDLSYNQNLTMLGFADLPNLKTLDLHYCGITTIQGLANLTNLQVLDLSYNQNLTTLAHEGFTDLPNLKTLDLHYCGITTIQAGLANLTNLQVLYLSGNQNLTTLGFADLPNLKTLDLHYCGITTIQGLANLTNLQVLYLSDNQNLTTLGFADLPNLKTLDLGYCGITTIQGTCNLKNLLELDLSSNNFEGHLPQCLNNLTHLKVLDISGNQLSGNFPSALTNLTSLEYLDLSFIDFQGTFLINSLANHSKLEVLRLSSGNDMFQVKTENWLPTYPLKVLQLSHCHLNVNNSFLLHQHHLKFLDLSHNQLVGNFPTWLLQNNTGLEVLILWNNSFSGILPRLPNAKYDKLRYLDISTNNFSGKLPENLGNIFQKLIYLDMSKNSFEGNIPYSISEMKELITLDLSRNNFSGELSRPIFSGCPSLETLDLSNNNFYGQLFPNYMNLTHLRSLLLDNNNFSGKMTDGLLSSTLLEVLNVSNNKLSGDIPHWIGNFSGLWVLLMSENYLQGSIPVQLGNLVCLEFIDISENSLSGSMVSLSNLSSVEHIYLHNNAINGLIPIALLRSSTLLTLDLRDNKLFGRIPHQINELSNLHFLLLRGNYLQGRIPNQLCQLRKLGIMDLSHNRLNGPIPSCLGNVSSWREVIDDYSLLSGFGSPIRDFSFTYYNSTLDPQPQGERHGRVDHLGVEFVTKYRYEFFIGRSLVDMAGLDLSSNEFSGEIPWEIGHLQHIRALNLSNNLLSGAIPESFSNLKMIESLDLSRNKLSGRIPPQLTDLNFLSNFNVSYNNLSGPIPDKEQFGTFDDSSYKGNSALCGSMIKRKCSSALAPPATPAGGGEDEGDSVIDMVALRWSFGASYVSVILGLFAALWINSYWRRLWFYFIDRCIDTCYYWLFKYVFHR
- the LOC102629279 gene encoding receptor-like protein 1 isoform X29 — translated: MKSCSAMESTSCLKFSLMSLIWIIVLMNEMHGYKACLETERTALLEIKSFFISISDIRYDDKILPSWVGEDDGMPSDCCDDWEGVKCNTTTRRVMQLSLNETTKFNYPFNSFYVYEGPPTLLLNMSLFHPFKELQRLDLFGNQFTGIYEKRAYDSFGSLKQLKTLNLGRNKFNNIILPYLNTLTSLTTLNLGFNKIEGSKTKQGLANLRYLQVLDLSRNANITSGSLTRLGLANLTNLQVLYLSDNQNLTTLGFADLPNLKTLDLGSCGITTIQVGLANLTNLQVLYLSDNQNLTTLGFADLPNLKTLDLGYCGITTIQGLANLTNLQVLDLSGNQILTTLAGLANLTNLQVLYLSDNQNLTTLGFADLPNLKTLDLGYCGITTIQGLANLTNLQVLDLSGNQNLTTLGLANLTNLQVLDLSGNQNLTTLGFADLPNLKTLDLGSCGITTIQGLANLTNLQVLDLSYNQNLTTLGFADLPNLKTLDLHYCGITTIQGLANLTNLQVLDLSYNQNLTMLGFADLPNLKTLDLHYCGITTILGLANLTNLQVLDLSYNQNLTMLGFADLPNLKTLDLHYCGITTIQGLANLTNLQVLDLSYNQNLTTLAHEGFTDLPNLKTLDLHYCGITTIQAGLANLTNLQVLYLSGNQNLTTLGFADLPNLKTLDLHYCGITTIQGLANLTNLQVLYLSDNQNLTTLGFADLPNLKTLDLGYCGITTIQGTCNLKNLLELDLSSNNFEGHLPQCLNNLTHLKVLDISGNQLSGNFPSALTNLTSLEYLDLSFIDFQGTFLINSLANHSKLEVLRLSSGNDMFQVKTENWLPTYPLKVLQLSHCHLNVNNSFLLHQHHLKFLDLSHNQLVGNFPTWLLQNNTGLEVLILWNNSFSGILPRLPNAKYDKLRYLDISTNNFSGKLPENLGNIFQKLIYLDMSKNSFEGNIPYSISEMKELITLDLSRNNFSGELSRPIFSGCPSLETLDLSNNNFYGQLFPNYMNLTHLRSLLLDNNNFSGKMTDGLLSSTLLEVLNVSNNKLSGDIPHWIGNFSGLWVLLMSENYLQGSIPVQLGNLVCLEFIDISENSLSGSMVSLSNLSSVEHIYLHNNAINGLIPIALLRSSTLLTLDLRDNKLFGRIPHQINELSNLHFLLLRGNYLQGRIPNQLCQLRKLGIMDLSHNRLNGPIPSCLGNVSSWREVIDDYSLLSGFGSPIRDFSFTYYNSTLDPQPQGERHGRVDHLGVEFVTKYRYEFFIGRSLVDMAGLDLSSNEFSGEIPWEIGHLQHIRALNLSNNLLSGAIPESFSNLKMIESLDLSRNKLSGRIPPQLTDLNFLSNFNVSYNNLSGPIPDKEQFGTFDDSSYKGNSALCGSMIKRKCSSALAPPATPAGGGEDEGDSVIDMVALRWSFGASYVSVILGLFAALWINSYWRRLWFYFIDRCIDTCYYWLFKYVFHR